GAGTTTCCTCCGGGAGATCGCCGACGCCCTCGAGGACGACGCGTCGCTGACGATCTCGGGAAGTAGCTGGGAGATCCCCTTCGAGTACCGCGAACCCATCGAGGTCGAGATCGAGTTCTCCGGCCAGCGTACGTCGGAGCTCGAGATCGAACTCGAGTTCGAGCAGGCCAGAGACGGGAGTGACCTCCGCGTCGAGTGACCGACGCGTGATCGGACCGCGATACTACTTCGGGATCTACCACTGGCGGCGGCGGCTCCGTTCGATCGCGACCGCGGCGGTCGTGATCGTGGCTGCGGCCGTCGCCGGACGCCGAACGCGATCCCGCAGCCGTCGGCTCGTCGCGGCCGCGGTCGGGGTGGTCGCGGCCGTCCGTATCGGGCGGACGCTCCGCCGACTGGGATCGCCGCCCCCGTGGGCCCTCGAGCGCGCGAAGTACGACGCGCTCGCGAGCCGGCTCCCGTTCGATCGGGCACAGCGAGTTCTCGACGTCGGCTGCGGGACGGGTCGGTCGCTCGTGGGGCTGGCACCCCACGTTCCCGACGGCGTCGCGGTGCTCGGCCTCGACGTCTTCGACGACCGCGTCATCCACGGCAACGGACCGCAGCTGGCACGTCGAAACGCCGCCCGCGCCGGACTCGACGCCGAGCCGGTCGCTGCGGACGCGGCGACGCTCCCGCTCGAGACCGATTCGGTCGACGTCGCGACCGCGTGTCGGGTTCTCCACGATCTGCCGGCCGAGGACGCCGCGGCCGCGCTCGCCGAGCTCCGGCGGGTCTGTGGTCCCGAAGGGACCGTCGGCGTCCTCGAGTTACCGCTCGTCCCCGACGATGTCGAGGACGATCCGGACCCGGAGTCGTACTGGTCGGATCGGATCGTCGAGGCCGGGTTCGAGATCGAGGCGCTCGAGCGCCTCGAACTGGCTGGGCGAGCGGAGCCGTACATCGTCGTCGTGGCGCGGCCGAACACTGATCGCTAAGCGGTCGACAAACCGAAAAAACCGACTGCAGCGAGGTCGCTACTCAGACAGCGAGAAGACCGCCAGACGGGTGTCACGGCCGCCGGCGCCGCGCCGGAGCCAGCCGCTGCCGCCGACCTGGATCGCGACGTACTGCTTCTCGGTCTCGGGGTCGTACCAGCTCATCGGGCTGCCGGCGATCGACGCCTCGCCGAGGTCGTACTCCCAAAGCCGGTCGCCGCTCTCGCCGTCGTAGGCGATGAAGTCGCCGTTCTGGGTGCCGGTGAAGACGACGCCGGTCTCGGTCGTCACCATGCCGCCCCAGATGTAGGCGTCGCTCTCGATCCAGTCGCGCCAGACCCGCTCGCCCGTTTCGGGGTTGATCGCGACGATGGCGCTGATCTTCCCGTTGTACTCGTCGGGGACGGCTTCGGTCTCGTCCTCTAAGATTCCGCCCCAGTACTTCTTGCCTTCCTCGTACTCCTCGAAGCGCCACCAGGCTTCCTGGGGCGAGTTGTTCATCTTCGTGTACATGAGTCCGGTTTCGGGGTTGTAGGCTGGCGGCTGCCAGTCGTTGCCCCCCATCGCGCCGGGCATGAACGGCATCCGGCGTCCCTCGTCGATGTGCGGGATCATCCGGTACATGTTCAGCTGCTGGACGCCGGGCTCGCTGCGCTCGATGAGCTCGCCTGTCTCGGTGTCCATCGTGTAGAGCCAGGCAGTCTTGCCGGCGGAGACGACGACGTCTTTGGTCGTGTTTCGGTGTTCGATCTCCATGTCCCGGATGAGGACTCGCGGCGCAGCCGAGTCGTAGTCCCAGACGTCGTGAGCGACTTCCTGGTGAGTCCACAGTCGCTCGCCGGTGTCCATATCGAGCGCGAGCGTTCCGCAGCTGTTTCGGTTCGGTCCCGGTCGGACGGAGCCGTCGAAGTCCGGCCCGGGGTTGCCGATCGGGAGGTAGAGCCGGCGCTGTTCGACGTCGACCGTCGCGTTCATCCAGTTGGTTGCACAGGACTGGTTGATGCTGTCGCCGACCCACTCGGTCTCGGGTGAGGTCCAAGTGTGCCACAGCTCGTCGCCGGTTTCGGCGTCCAGCGCCTTGTGGAACCCGCGAACGCCGTACTCGCCGCCCGCGCTGCCGGTGAAGATCATCCCGTCGTACGCGATCGGCGCCCAGGTCGCCGAGTACCCTTCCTCGTGGTCCGCCGTCGAGGTGTGCCAGACTTCCTCGCCGGTGTACCGGTCGAGCGCGACGACCCCGGAGTCCAACGTCGTCATAAAGACCTTGTCGCCGTAGGCAGCGACGCCGCGGTTGTTGTCGTCACAACAGAGAACGACGTCCGAGGGCACGGCATACGTATAGCTCCAGAGGATATCGCCCTCGCGAGCGTCGATGGCCTTGACGTGGTTCGGCCCGTTGGACTGATACATGATCGGCGGGTCGCCCGGAACGATCAGCGGCGTCCCCTCCATGCTCGAGCCGGCACCGACGTCGAGGATGTACTCGACCTCGAGGTCGGCGACGTTGTCGGGCGTGATGACGTCGGCGGTCGTACGACGGTGTTGTTCGTAGTTCCCGCCGTAGGTGAGCCAGGCCTCCGGATTATCGCCGGACTCCTGGATCATCTCGTTGGTGACGTCGAACTCCTCGATCCGATCGACGTCGTGTTGGTGCGTGACCGATTTGTCGGGCGATCCCAGTACGCGGAACCCCTGGTCAGTCTCTCTAACAACCGTATCCTTTGCGGCCTGTACGGCCCTGTCTTCTTCGAGTGACATGTATGATTACCTCGCTTCTGATGGTGCGCGCATCTCTTCAGTGATCCAGAACACGTTCTTGCAGATCTCTTCCTGGTTGACGATCGTGATCGCTGCTCCGGCCGTGATTGCGGCGGTGAGCTGCGAGTCGGTCAGCCCCTCCTCGCGACCGATCTCGAGGGCTGCCTGCGCCAGCAGGTAGAACCCGCCCAGCAGCGCCTTGACGTCCCAGGAGGCGTCGTCGAGTATCTCGTCGGTGACGAGGACGCGGTTCTGCCAGAGGTGGACGTCCAGCGAGTCGATCCACAACAGTGTGCCGCCCGCGGCCCGCTGGTGGAGCGGCGGGACGTGTTCGACGCCGAACTCGACGTCGGCGGGAATCTCCTTCGTCGGAACCCACCGGGCGAGCCGATCGTTGTTGTTCGTGACGTCCATGACGAGCGCGATCCGCTCCTGCTCGTCGAATCCGAGCGCCTCGAGTTCGGCCGTCAGCTCGTCCGAGCCAATCAGTTCGTGGGCCGTCCCCTCGATGTGTTCGGGCGTGAACCGCGGCAGGTTCGCCTCCAGGCTCTCGAAGAAATCGATCTCGAGGAGGTGTTCGTAGATCTCCCAGCCGGGATCGGCGAGCTCGCGGTACAGCGACTCCGGTTCGCGATCGCCTTCCGGGATCCCCCGTTCTCGAACTTCCGGAAGGCGCTCGAACTGGTCCGAGAGCTCCTCGAGCTGTTCGTCGAGTAACTCAGTGTCTACCTTTCCGGAGAGATCGCTCCGGATCGCCTCACCCATCGAGGCGAACTCGGGGTCTTCCTCCCGCTTTACTTCCTCCCGGAGCCGTTCGATGGTCAGCCGGTCGCCATCCACAACCTGCTCGACGTCGAACGTTCGGGCGAGTTGCCGTTGTGCCTCGTCGGTGATCTGTGCCGTCGTCATACCTCGTACTCCCAGTGATACCTGTCGTGTCCCTTGGTTTCAACTACCATGCAGTGTGTGTAGCCAACCTACACGATCTTAGACCTTATTATAATAAATATATAATTAACGGGTGGAATTATGTGTCTTGGACTGTCGCTGTCGTCTTTTCGATAACACAGCTGGTTTCGATACCGTTACCCTCCTCGCTCCTGTCCCGTGGAACCCTTCGGCCATGATAGAAATCCGCCATTACCGGGCCGGCGCCAGCGTTCGAACGGGAGCCGGGACAGATGCGGACTCGGGATCGCTACCGATGCGGTCAGCATCTACTTAAACGTTAACCCAAATGATTTATTAGCTCCTTCGTCGACAGTCGGATACGGTAAGAGTG
This genomic window from Natronococcus occultus SP4 contains:
- a CDS encoding amphi-Trp domain-containing protein, coding for MTNNVEFPDDERPDRRVITDGFFEQEIYLSRTETASFLREIADALEDDASLTISGSSWEIPFEYREPIEVEIEFSGQRTSELEIELEFEQARDGSDLRVE
- a CDS encoding pyrroloquinoline quinone-dependent dehydrogenase, encoding MSLEEDRAVQAAKDTVVRETDQGFRVLGSPDKSVTHQHDVDRIEEFDVTNEMIQESGDNPEAWLTYGGNYEQHRRTTADVITPDNVADLEVEYILDVGAGSSMEGTPLIVPGDPPIMYQSNGPNHVKAIDAREGDILWSYTYAVPSDVVLCCDDNNRGVAAYGDKVFMTTLDSGVVALDRYTGEEVWHTSTADHEEGYSATWAPIAYDGMIFTGSAGGEYGVRGFHKALDAETGDELWHTWTSPETEWVGDSINQSCATNWMNATVDVEQRRLYLPIGNPGPDFDGSVRPGPNRNSCGTLALDMDTGERLWTHQEVAHDVWDYDSAAPRVLIRDMEIEHRNTTKDVVVSAGKTAWLYTMDTETGELIERSEPGVQQLNMYRMIPHIDEGRRMPFMPGAMGGNDWQPPAYNPETGLMYTKMNNSPQEAWWRFEEYEEGKKYWGGILEDETEAVPDEYNGKISAIVAINPETGERVWRDWIESDAYIWGGMVTTETGVVFTGTQNGDFIAYDGESGDRLWEYDLGEASIAGSPMSWYDPETEKQYVAIQVGGSGWLRRGAGGRDTRLAVFSLSE
- a CDS encoding class I SAM-dependent methyltransferase, whose protein sequence is MIGPRYYFGIYHWRRRLRSIATAAVVIVAAAVAGRRTRSRSRRLVAAAVGVVAAVRIGRTLRRLGSPPPWALERAKYDALASRLPFDRAQRVLDVGCGTGRSLVGLAPHVPDGVAVLGLDVFDDRVIHGNGPQLARRNAARAGLDAEPVAADAATLPLETDSVDVATACRVLHDLPAEDAAAALAELRRVCGPEGTVGVLELPLVPDDVEDDPDPESYWSDRIVEAGFEIEALERLELAGRAEPYIVVVARPNTDR